In Phaeobacter porticola, one DNA window encodes the following:
- a CDS encoding 3-keto-5-aminohexanoate cleavage protein produces the protein MTLPCIICVAITGSVPRKAHNPAVPISINEQIESTHEAYEAGASIAHCHVRQEDETPTSDPDRFAQLMGGIQHHCPDMIIQLSTGGRSGAGHERGGMLSLRPDMASLSVGSNNFPTRVYENPPDLVDWLASQMLAYDVTPEIEAFDLSHIHQAVAMSRDGRLKAPLYVQFVMGVKNAMPVDRDVFDYYVRTIQRLAPDAQWCAAGIGAGQIQVSEWAIAAGGHTRTGLEDNLRLDRNTLAPSNAALVRRSVQLCEQYGRPVASCNEARKILGLRASKA, from the coding sequence ATGACCCTGCCCTGCATCATCTGTGTCGCGATCACCGGTTCAGTGCCACGAAAAGCGCATAACCCGGCCGTCCCGATCAGCATAAATGAGCAGATCGAAAGCACGCATGAGGCCTATGAGGCGGGCGCCAGCATCGCACATTGTCACGTCCGGCAAGAGGACGAGACGCCAACCTCGGATCCAGATAGATTTGCGCAGCTGATGGGGGGAATCCAGCACCATTGCCCCGATATGATTATCCAACTCTCCACCGGGGGCCGATCAGGTGCAGGGCATGAACGCGGCGGTATGTTGTCTCTGCGTCCCGATATGGCCTCGCTGTCAGTTGGGTCCAATAATTTCCCCACCCGTGTCTATGAAAACCCGCCGGATCTGGTTGATTGGCTCGCGTCACAAATGCTGGCCTATGATGTCACACCCGAGATCGAGGCCTTTGACCTCTCGCACATCCATCAGGCAGTCGCGATGTCGCGTGACGGGCGTCTAAAGGCGCCGCTTTACGTGCAATTCGTGATGGGCGTCAAAAACGCGATGCCTGTCGATCGCGACGTCTTTGACTATTATGTCCGAACCATACAGCGGCTGGCACCCGATGCCCAATGGTGCGCTGCGGGCATTGGCGCCGGTCAAATCCAGGTCAGTGAATGGGCGATTGCTGCCGGCGGCCATACCCGCACCGGGTTAGAGGACAATCTGCGATTGGACCGCAATACGCTTGCGCCCTCAAACGCCGCGCTGGTGCGGCGGTCGGTACAACTATGTGAACAATACGGGCGACCTGTCGCGAGCTGCAACGAGGCCCGCAAGATCCTTGGCTTGCGGGCATCAAAGGCCTGA
- the pcaG gene encoding protocatechuate 3,4-dioxygenase subunit alpha: MLPPLTPQKETPSQTAGPFVHIGLAPDAAGFRIYDQDLGQDFAGPNAKGQRIRVEGQVFDGTGTPLRDVLIEVWQANADGCYPHPETPVHADGKTSGQIESGFRGWGRAISDFATGHWQFETVKPGSVPGRNGRMMAPHINLWIVARGINVGLNTRLYFADEQHANDSDPVLNLIEQPARRTTLLAQPQTSDAADEATDPRLYRFDIHLQGPDETVFFDI; encoded by the coding sequence ATGCTGCCACCGCTGACACCGCAAAAAGAAACACCATCGCAGACAGCCGGGCCTTTCGTCCACATCGGCCTAGCCCCCGATGCAGCAGGGTTCCGCATATACGATCAGGATCTGGGTCAGGATTTCGCGGGACCAAACGCCAAAGGCCAGCGCATCCGGGTAGAAGGTCAGGTGTTTGATGGCACCGGCACCCCTCTGCGCGATGTATTGATTGAGGTTTGGCAAGCCAATGCTGACGGGTGCTACCCGCATCCTGAAACGCCCGTTCATGCAGACGGCAAGACATCGGGTCAGATCGAATCCGGGTTCCGGGGTTGGGGCCGCGCAATCTCTGATTTCGCTACTGGCCACTGGCAGTTTGAGACTGTCAAACCGGGTTCAGTACCTGGACGCAACGGCAGAATGATGGCCCCGCATATCAACCTTTGGATTGTGGCACGCGGCATAAATGTTGGGCTCAACACTCGGCTCTACTTCGCCGACGAACAGCACGCCAATGACTCCGATCCGGTTCTCAACCTGATCGAGCAGCCCGCACGCCGCACCACCTTGCTGGCGCAGCCACAGACCTCGGACGCGGCTGACGAGGCAACTGATCCGCGACTCTATCGTTTTGATATCCACCTGCAAGGACCGGATGAAACCGTGTTTTTTGACATCTGA
- a CDS encoding branched-chain amino acid ABC transporter permease, with protein MEAVQLLVSGLANGCVYGLIALGFVLIYKATEAVNFAQGDFMMLGAFVTLGLTNAEYLHLPFWLAAPLSIAIMAALGYLLDLVILRHLFGQNQTAVVILTIALGFVIRFFAGAIWGHEPQTLESPLALGDVHLAGVVLGLADVAIIVVTVLLTWSLYQFFQRTKLGLAMQAASQNQMAAYFMGIPVRRVHGMIWGLSGATAAVAGILFASKGAIDPNAGLLGIKAFAAAVIGGFGSLPGALAGGLIVGVIEPFAARYLAAGYSQIAPYVLLLAVLVFRPHGLFSQVRTKKV; from the coding sequence TTGGAAGCTGTGCAGCTGCTGGTGAGCGGGCTTGCGAATGGCTGTGTGTACGGTCTGATCGCGCTTGGTTTTGTGCTGATCTACAAGGCGACCGAGGCGGTCAATTTCGCCCAGGGCGATTTCATGATGCTAGGTGCTTTTGTCACGCTGGGCCTAACCAACGCCGAATATCTGCATTTGCCGTTCTGGCTGGCTGCCCCACTGTCAATCGCAATCATGGCCGCGCTGGGATACCTTCTGGATCTGGTGATCCTGCGACATCTGTTTGGTCAGAACCAGACGGCGGTTGTGATCCTGACCATTGCGCTGGGCTTTGTCATTCGGTTTTTCGCAGGCGCGATCTGGGGCCACGAGCCGCAGACGCTTGAGAGCCCCCTGGCGTTAGGGGATGTTCATCTGGCTGGGGTGGTTCTGGGGCTGGCGGATGTTGCGATCATTGTGGTCACGGTTCTGCTGACCTGGTCGCTCTATCAGTTCTTTCAGCGCACCAAACTGGGGCTTGCCATGCAGGCGGCCAGCCAAAATCAGATGGCAGCCTATTTCATGGGCATCCCGGTGCGGCGGGTGCACGGGATGATCTGGGGCTTGTCCGGAGCGACAGCGGCAGTGGCGGGCATTCTGTTTGCCTCAAAAGGTGCTATCGACCCGAATGCAGGTTTGTTGGGGATCAAGGCCTTTGCAGCGGCCGTAATCGGCGGCTTTGGTTCGCTGCCTGGTGCCTTGGCAGGCGGGCTGATTGTCGGCGTTATTGAACCGTTTGCAGCCCGTTACCTTGCGGCCGGTTATTCGCAGATTGCCCCTTATGTGCTGTTGTTGGCGGTGCTGGTGTTCCGCCCGCACGGGCTGTTCAGCCAAGTACGCACAAAGAAGGTGTAA
- the pcaH gene encoding protocatechuate 3,4-dioxygenase subunit beta, translated as MTPPDYYARDRKWHPPAFTPDYKTSVSRSPRMPLLSIENTASEITGPTFAPTDVAPGDNDLLTNFASVDGSPIGERILLHGRVLDENARPVPNTLVEIWQANASGRYRHKKDGYLGALDPNFGGCGRVLTDAQGNYAFRTVKPGAYPWRNGINDWRPAHIHVSVFGHAFAQRLITQLYFEGDPLIARCPIVSTLPDPAAVQQLIARLDMNATLPLDMIAYRFDIVLRGRRSTLFENRMEGN; from the coding sequence ATGACGCCCCCTGATTACTACGCCCGTGACCGCAAATGGCATCCTCCTGCCTTCACGCCAGACTACAAGACCTCAGTCAGCCGCTCACCCCGGATGCCATTGTTAAGCATAGAAAATACAGCCAGCGAGATCACCGGACCAACCTTCGCACCAACAGATGTCGCCCCTGGAGACAATGATCTGTTGACCAACTTCGCCAGCGTCGATGGCAGTCCAATCGGCGAACGGATCCTGTTGCATGGTCGTGTGCTAGATGAAAACGCGCGTCCGGTGCCCAATACATTGGTGGAGATCTGGCAAGCCAATGCCTCGGGTCGGTATCGACACAAGAAAGATGGCTATTTGGGCGCATTAGATCCTAATTTTGGTGGGTGCGGCCGCGTTCTGACGGATGCGCAAGGTAACTATGCCTTTCGCACGGTCAAGCCCGGTGCCTATCCCTGGCGCAACGGGATCAATGATTGGCGTCCGGCCCATATCCACGTTTCGGTCTTTGGCCATGCCTTCGCACAACGGCTGATTACCCAGCTTTATTTCGAAGGCGACCCGCTGATCGCAAGATGCCCCATTGTCAGCACCCTCCCCGACCCTGCTGCAGTTCAGCAGCTCATCGCACGCCTGGACATGAATGCCACGTTGCCCTTGGATATGATCGCCTATCGGTTCGATATTGTCCTGCGTGGCCGCCGCTCAACCCTGTTTGAAAACCGGATGGAGGGGAACTGA
- a CDS encoding S-(hydroxymethyl)glutathione dehydrogenase/class III alcohol dehydrogenase, whose protein sequence is MIRTRAAVAVAPGKPLEIMEVNLEGPKKGEVLVEIKATGLCHTDEFTRSGDDPEGIFPAILGHEGAGIVVEVGEGVTSLEVGDHVIPLYTPECRECEYCLNPKTNLCQAIRSTQGAGLLPDGSTRFSMLDGTPIHHYMGCSTFANHTVVPEIALAKIRKDAPFDKVCYIGCGVTTGIGAVINTAKVEIGSRAIVFGLGGIGLNVIQGLRLAGADQIIGVDLNPGKVEMATRFGMTDFVNPSEVDGDLVAHLVELTKGGADYTFDATGNVNVMRTALEAAHKGWGESIIIGVAPAGAEISTRPFQLVTGRSWRGTAFGGAAGRTDVPRIVDWYMDGKIEIDPMITHKLSLDEINHGFELMHEGKSIRAVVEF, encoded by the coding sequence ATGATACGCACCCGCGCAGCTGTGGCCGTTGCCCCCGGAAAGCCGCTGGAGATTATGGAAGTAAACCTCGAAGGCCCGAAAAAGGGTGAGGTGCTGGTCGAAATCAAGGCAACAGGCTTGTGCCACACGGATGAGTTCACCCGCTCAGGCGATGATCCCGAAGGCATCTTTCCTGCGATTCTGGGCCATGAAGGCGCAGGCATCGTGGTCGAAGTTGGCGAAGGTGTGACCAGCCTGGAGGTCGGCGATCACGTGATCCCGCTCTACACCCCTGAATGCCGAGAATGCGAATACTGCCTGAACCCAAAGACCAACCTCTGTCAGGCCATCCGCTCGACCCAGGGTGCGGGTCTGCTGCCCGACGGATCGACCCGTTTCTCGATGTTGGATGGCACTCCGATCCACCATTACATGGGCTGTTCGACCTTTGCCAACCACACCGTGGTGCCGGAAATCGCGCTCGCCAAGATTCGCAAAGACGCTCCGTTTGACAAGGTTTGCTACATCGGCTGCGGCGTCACCACCGGTATCGGCGCTGTGATCAACACCGCTAAGGTGGAAATCGGTTCACGCGCAATTGTCTTTGGGCTCGGCGGTATCGGTCTGAATGTGATCCAAGGTCTGCGGCTGGCCGGTGCGGACCAGATTATTGGCGTCGATCTCAACCCTGGTAAGGTCGAGATGGCCACGCGTTTTGGCATGACCGATTTCGTGAACCCTTCCGAAGTTGACGGCGATCTGGTCGCGCATCTGGTTGAGCTGACCAAGGGGGGCGCGGATTACACCTTTGATGCCACCGGCAATGTAAATGTGATGCGCACCGCGCTTGAGGCCGCTCACAAGGGTTGGGGTGAAAGCATTATCATTGGCGTTGCCCCCGCTGGTGCCGAAATCTCCACGCGGCCTTTCCAGCTGGTCACTGGTCGCAGCTGGCGCGGCACCGCCTTTGGTGGCGCGGCCGGCCGTACCGATGTGCCCAGAATCGTAGATTGGTACATGGACGGCAAAATCGAGATTGATCCGATGATCACCCACAAGCTGTCCCTGGACGAGATCAACCACGGTTTTGAACTGATGCACGAAGGCAAGTCGATCCGTGCGGTCGTCGAATTCTAA
- the pcaC gene encoding 4-carboxymuconolactone decarboxylase, which produces MRNPQYHAGKEVRREVLGKAHVARADAATTRLDEPFQQLITETAWGNVWASDKISRRERSMLTLALLAALGNFDEIPMHIRATANTGATPEDVAEAFQHVAIYAGAPRANHALKLAKETYAEMAAETSRAGDHDDAP; this is translated from the coding sequence ATGCGCAACCCACAGTATCATGCCGGAAAAGAGGTGCGTCGCGAGGTTCTGGGCAAGGCCCATGTCGCCCGTGCCGATGCCGCAACGACACGTTTGGATGAACCGTTCCAGCAGCTGATCACCGAAACAGCCTGGGGCAATGTTTGGGCTTCGGACAAGATCAGTCGACGCGAACGCTCCATGCTGACACTGGCGTTACTCGCGGCACTTGGCAACTTTGATGAAATCCCAATGCACATCCGCGCAACAGCGAACACTGGCGCAACACCAGAAGACGTAGCCGAAGCGTTTCAACACGTGGCCATCTATGCGGGCGCTCCGCGCGCCAATCACGCCCTGAAGCTCGCCAAGGAAACCTACGCTGAAATGGCTGCAGAAACATCCCGCGCAGGAGATCACGATGACGCCCCCTGA
- the pcaQ gene encoding pca operon transcription factor PcaQ, whose amino-acid sequence MRLSSQLKLRHLEVFVEVARKMSVTQAAERLGMTQPAVTRALRELEAVCDKPLVEKYGRGIRLSPYGEMFRDYAGRSLALTRDGVEMLRGLDAAEGSKVAIGALPTVSATVVPDALARIWEQGGRNRFSVVSGDNQHLLDLLRRGELDVVVGRLPAPKSMVGLDFDPLFREHVTVVVAPDHPLTALSAEALPEALFGTYPVLMPPPASIIRSSVERMFLEQGIQMPLAAIETVSSTFGRQFALAHQAVWIISHGVVRSDLANGALVALPLDTDSTLGPVGLCLRSEHQLSPAAARFCAALKRICT is encoded by the coding sequence ATGCGTCTGTCATCTCAGCTAAAGCTGCGCCACCTTGAGGTGTTTGTAGAGGTCGCCAGAAAGATGAGCGTGACGCAGGCGGCGGAACGGTTGGGTATGACCCAGCCAGCGGTCACGCGGGCGCTGCGCGAGCTGGAAGCCGTCTGTGATAAGCCTTTGGTTGAAAAATACGGTCGCGGCATTCGTCTGTCACCCTACGGTGAGATGTTCCGCGATTATGCAGGCCGAAGTTTAGCGCTGACGCGTGATGGTGTCGAAATGCTGCGCGGGCTTGATGCCGCAGAGGGATCCAAGGTGGCAATCGGAGCACTGCCAACGGTGTCGGCCACTGTGGTGCCCGATGCACTGGCGCGCATCTGGGAGCAGGGCGGTCGCAATCGGTTCTCGGTGGTGTCCGGTGACAATCAGCACCTGTTGGATCTACTGCGACGGGGTGAGCTGGACGTGGTGGTTGGACGGCTGCCCGCCCCCAAAAGCATGGTCGGTCTCGACTTTGATCCGCTTTTTCGCGAACATGTGACTGTGGTGGTTGCGCCGGATCACCCGCTGACGGCGCTAAGCGCCGAGGCATTGCCAGAGGCGTTGTTCGGCACATATCCTGTGCTGATGCCGCCGCCTGCTTCGATCATTCGGTCTTCGGTTGAAAGAATGTTTCTGGAGCAGGGCATCCAGATGCCGTTGGCGGCGATTGAAACAGTGTCTTCGACCTTTGGACGTCAGTTTGCCCTAGCACATCAAGCGGTCTGGATTATCAGTCACGGCGTTGTGCGATCAGACCTTGCGAACGGAGCCTTGGTGGCCTTGCCGTTGGATACTGACAGCACGCTTGGCCCAGTGGGTCTGTGCCTGCGCAGTGAACATCAGCTGTCCCCGGCGGCCGCCAGATTTTGCGCGGCCCTCAAGCGTATTTGCACCTGA
- a CDS encoding heavy metal translocating P-type ATPase, producing MSESDTRELNLEVTGLNCAGCVGRAERALATVDGVTKATVNLANGRAYVSWQGDTDVADLRDALATAGYPAAETTLDVQVSRLSCAGCVGRVERALRAVPGVIAAHVNLAQERAHVVYLAGSLAPDDVLHASEAAGYPAKRLTADIDGAQSRQIEKQGEIRLLGRQVLWAAALTLPVFVIEMGGHMLPWLHHWIVGTIGTGNSQILQFMLTTLVLFGPGLRFYRLGVPALMRAAPDMNGLVAIGTAAAYGFSVVATFAPGLLPVGTANVYYEAAAVIVTLILLGRWLEARAKGRTGAAIRALVGLQPKTALVVVANQTEERLVVDLREGDHVRARPGERIAVDGLVLSGRSYVDEGMITGEPVPNEKRAGDQLNAGTINGAGVLDYRATHVGADTLLAQIIRMVEQAQGAKLPVQALVDRITLWFVPAVIAIAALTVTAWLLFGPAPALPLALVAGVSVLIIACPCAMGLATPTSIMVGIGRAAQMGVLFRKGDALQRLQETSIVALDKTGTLTQGRPTLTVLRCAEGFDRATLLPLLAAAEAQSEHPIARAIVAAAGPDLPAATDVEAIPGFGLRAKVAGRQILIGAARLMQREGIACQPFEAEADDLAATGATTLFAAVNGQLAGLAAVTDPIKPGSRAAVEAMVSRGLKVAMLTGDGPKTARAIADDLGIDIVEANCLPGDKVTALEALQREHGTLAFVGDGINDAPALAAADVGIAIGTGTDVAIETADIVLVSGDLRGVANAITVSRATMRNIRQNLGWAFGYNILLVPVAAGLLVPFGGPLLSPGLAAGAMALSSVFVLSNALRLRRMRSGLDQGDTATNVLAEPTLEEVRP from the coding sequence ATGTCGGAGTCGGATACCAGAGAGTTGAATTTGGAGGTCACTGGCTTAAATTGCGCAGGCTGTGTTGGTCGCGCAGAGCGGGCGCTGGCGACCGTTGATGGCGTGACTAAAGCCACAGTCAATCTGGCCAATGGCAGGGCGTATGTGAGCTGGCAAGGTGACACGGATGTTGCGGATTTACGCGATGCCCTTGCAACTGCGGGCTACCCTGCGGCGGAAACGACGTTGGATGTGCAGGTCAGCAGGCTGAGCTGTGCCGGTTGTGTCGGCCGGGTTGAGCGGGCGTTGCGCGCAGTTCCAGGCGTTATTGCGGCACATGTGAACCTGGCTCAGGAGCGGGCGCACGTCGTCTATTTGGCCGGTAGTCTGGCTCCGGATGATGTCTTGCATGCAAGCGAGGCAGCCGGATACCCGGCGAAACGTCTTACCGCCGACATTGATGGTGCGCAAAGTCGCCAGATCGAAAAGCAGGGCGAAATTCGCCTGCTTGGTCGTCAGGTGCTGTGGGCCGCCGCGCTGACCCTGCCAGTTTTTGTGATCGAGATGGGCGGCCATATGTTGCCGTGGCTGCATCATTGGATTGTCGGCACTATCGGCACTGGCAATAGTCAAATATTGCAATTTATGCTGACCACGCTTGTTTTGTTCGGGCCCGGGCTTCGGTTCTATCGTCTGGGCGTTCCGGCGCTGATGCGTGCGGCGCCTGACATGAATGGGCTGGTTGCCATTGGCACGGCGGCGGCCTATGGGTTCTCGGTTGTGGCAACCTTCGCACCGGGGCTGCTGCCCGTCGGCACCGCCAATGTCTACTATGAGGCAGCGGCAGTGATCGTCACATTGATCCTGCTGGGCCGCTGGTTGGAAGCGCGTGCGAAGGGGCGCACTGGTGCTGCGATCCGGGCCTTGGTCGGGCTACAGCCCAAGACCGCACTTGTTGTCGTCGCGAACCAAACTGAAGAGCGTCTTGTTGTGGATCTGCGTGAGGGTGATCACGTGCGTGCCCGCCCAGGAGAGCGGATTGCCGTTGATGGCCTGGTTCTGAGCGGACGGTCCTATGTCGATGAAGGCATGATAACTGGTGAACCCGTCCCGAATGAGAAGCGCGCGGGCGATCAGCTGAACGCGGGGACCATCAACGGCGCCGGAGTGCTGGACTATCGTGCAACCCATGTCGGGGCGGATACGCTGCTGGCGCAGATCATCCGCATGGTTGAACAGGCGCAGGGGGCGAAACTGCCGGTGCAGGCACTGGTGGACCGGATCACCTTGTGGTTTGTGCCCGCCGTCATTGCAATTGCTGCGCTGACAGTGACCGCTTGGCTGTTGTTTGGCCCCGCACCGGCTTTGCCACTTGCCTTGGTGGCTGGTGTGTCGGTGCTGATCATTGCCTGCCCCTGTGCCATGGGATTGGCGACGCCGACCTCTATCATGGTCGGGATCGGGCGTGCGGCCCAGATGGGGGTGTTGTTTCGCAAGGGAGACGCGCTTCAGCGCCTGCAGGAGACCAGCATTGTTGCGCTGGATAAGACCGGCACCCTGACCCAAGGGCGCCCGACCTTGACCGTGCTGCGATGCGCCGAAGGGTTCGATCGCGCGACATTGTTGCCCTTGTTGGCGGCGGCAGAGGCGCAGTCAGAACACCCGATCGCGCGCGCCATTGTGGCAGCAGCGGGACCGGACCTGCCCGCCGCGACAGATGTCGAGGCGATCCCTGGCTTTGGCTTGCGCGCAAAAGTTGCGGGGCGGCAAATCCTGATTGGCGCGGCGCGCCTGATGCAACGTGAGGGAATTGCTTGCCAGCCTTTTGAGGCCGAGGCAGACGACCTCGCGGCGACCGGTGCGACGACGCTTTTTGCCGCGGTGAATGGGCAGCTTGCGGGGCTGGCAGCCGTGACTGATCCGATCAAACCCGGCAGCCGGGCTGCGGTTGAGGCCATGGTCTCTCGTGGGCTCAAGGTGGCTATGCTGACAGGTGATGGGCCTAAGACTGCGCGGGCCATTGCCGATGATCTGGGTATCGACATCGTTGAGGCCAATTGTCTGCCCGGTGACAAGGTGACCGCACTGGAGGCTTTGCAGCGGGAGCATGGTACACTGGCCTTTGTTGGGGATGGGATCAATGACGCACCAGCCCTCGCGGCGGCGGATGTTGGCATTGCGATTGGTACTGGTACGGATGTCGCAATTGAGACTGCGGACATCGTTTTGGTGTCCGGCGATCTGCGTGGGGTGGCCAATGCGATCACCGTGAGCAGGGCGACGATGCGCAATATCCGCCAGAACCTCGGTTGGGCATTTGGTTATAATATCTTGCTGGTGCCTGTCGCTGCGGGTCTATTGGTGCCCTTTGGTGGCCCATTGCTGTCGCCGGGGCTTGCTGCCGGGGCGATGGCGCTGTCCAGTGTTTTTGTCCTAAGCAACGCGCTGCGCTTGCGTCGAATGCGGTCTGGATTAGATCAAGGGGATACGGCCACAAATGTGCTGGCCGAACCAACACTGGAGGAGGTGCGACCTTGA
- the cueR gene encoding Cu(I)-responsive transcriptional regulator, whose amino-acid sequence MNIGDVAARSGLPAKTIRYYEDIGLIKPRRSENGYRCFAETDLHKLAFLGRSRALGFTIEDCRTLLALYEDESRASADVKRLAQEHLDKINAKISDLQAMRDTLSELVTCCAGDNRPDCPILRDLSQLSGRDLSAATVAEQTDKGGV is encoded by the coding sequence TTGAATATCGGTGATGTGGCTGCCCGTTCGGGGTTACCTGCCAAGACAATCCGCTACTATGAGGATATTGGCCTGATCAAGCCGCGCCGTAGCGAGAACGGCTATCGCTGCTTTGCTGAGACTGATTTGCATAAGCTGGCCTTTTTGGGCCGTTCACGGGCGCTTGGCTTCACAATTGAGGATTGCCGTACGTTGCTGGCTCTTTACGAGGATGAAAGCCGTGCCAGCGCAGATGTGAAACGGCTCGCCCAAGAGCATCTGGACAAGATCAATGCCAAGATCAGCGATCTTCAGGCCATGCGCGATACCCTGTCGGAACTGGTGACTTGCTGCGCCGGTGACAATCGGCCGGATTGCCCAATTTTGCGTGACCTATCGCAATTGTCCGGCAGGGACCTGAGCGCAGCGACTGTGGCTGAACAGACCGACAAGGGCGGTGTATAA